TCATTTCGGCAGTAGCCTTGTTGGTAAAGGTTACTGCCAGTATCCGCTTGTAGAGGTGTGGCTGCTGCAGCACCAATTGTAAGTAATGCAGGGTAAGCGAAAAAGTTTTGCCACTACCCGCACTGGCTTTGTAAATATCGAAAGAAGAACGGTTGGTTGCTGACATGAAAAAGCCGTTTGAACAGAAAGCAATTTCCGTTCAAACGGCTTACAGAATATCAGTAGTGGATAAGTCTATCCGTTACTTTTTCTTCGCGGCTTTTTTGGCAGCCTTTTTAGGGGCAGCTTTTGCAGCAGCTTTTTTGGGTGCAGGAGCAGCTTTTTTAGCGGCTTTTGGTGCAGCCTTCTTAGCAGCTTTTGGAGCGGCTGCTTTTTTTGCAGCAGCTTTTTTAGGCGTAGCGGCTACGGCTTTTACAAGTGCGGTTGGCATTGGGCCTTCTTTCGACTTGTCTGCCTTTACCCAGCCCCAGTTTTCGCCGCTCTTAATGCGGTACAACTGCATGGGGGTAATTTCAAACTGGTCGGCCAGTTGCTTCATTTTTACTTTCTTCTTCGGATCTTCCAACTGCTTTTTGATAGCCCGTACTTTGGCTTCAGTCAGTTTTTTACCCTTGCCAGTAATGCGAGACCACTGAGACAAGCGCAGCGCATTGGCTTTTGAAGCATCACTCTGTGCAGAGTGAGCACGTTGCTCGTCGTAAGTAACCCACTTGAGGTTTTTCACGTTGTTGTTGGTCTTCGAGTGGTCGATGTGCACCACATAATCATGATTCTTACTTGGCTTTTTGAGGAAATACTCAGCCACCAACCGGTGAATCAGGTAATGGGTAGACTCACCATTTACCCGGAAGCGCCAAATGCGGTAGCCTTGCGGGTGAATGTTGAGTGACAACTCACTGCCATCCTCAATGTTTTTGGAGTAGCTAATCAGCCGACCAGTGTTAGTGATGGCATATTTCTTTTTCAAGCCGGCAATTTTCACGGGCTTGTACTCTTCGCCTGAGGCGAACTTGATTTTTTGGCTCATAGTTATGTCTTTACCACTGAAATGACGTGTTGCTTCATCGATAGTTGCATAACGCAAATTCGATACTTTGTTGTTGTGCAAGTCTTTATCCAGGTGCAGCACATAGTAATGATCTTTGGAGGGTTGTTTCAAAAAACACTCGGCCACCAATTTGTGCACCGGAAAGCCTCGCTTTCCATCTTTAAATAAAATGTTGACTTTCTGTAAACGGAAACTGGGTGCATACAACGATAGAAATTTACCGTCTTCTTCCAATCCTTTTACATAACTGGCCACTCGGCCAAAACTCGAAACGGCATACTTTCTTCTGCCGAGTCGCTCCTTGAGTTTCAAGTCTACCCATTCTTCGCCGGGTAACGATTTAAACTTTTTCAAAATAGTGGATTAGGTTAGGAGTTTACAATATTATCCGGGCATTGTAGGCTGTCCCGAACAATTCATCACGCATTTCAAATATAGCGTTATTTTTTAATTACCTAACCATTTATGCAAATACAATGCCTGTTATCATTAAAATACCGCATTGAGCATTTATGCAACCAATAAAACTGCTGCTGCCAACGTTCTTTGATATGCCAACCGCAAACCAATGAAGCCTGATTTCTTCATCCATCAAGCTATTGGACAACATGACTATGCAACAACATGACGCATCCACGGAAGGCAACAATTCTCCCGCCATTTCAACCATCGATAAACTCCTTTGGTGGCTGGCTTGCTGCAGAGCCATCGCTACTGCAGCAATACACGGTCGATAGAAACCGGTTTCGCATTATTGGCCTTACAGTAGGCTGTACGGGTGTATTTGCCGTTTTGGCCTGGACCTATTTTTTCAGCACCACCACGGCACCAACTTGGTCGTTACTGCCGCTTGGTTTTTTCATGGGCTTTGTTATCGTTAACATCGACCGGGCACTCGATCAAAACCATGAATCCGTTCAAAAAGCAATGGCTGCCGCTGCTTGCTGCGCATGGTGTTGGCACTGGTTATTGGTTTGTTTATGGCACAACCTGCCGTGTTGTACCTCTTCGATCAGGAAGTAAAAACGCAGGCCTCCATCGACAACGGGGTTCGGGTGCAGCAAAAGCGACAACAACTGGATAGTATTTATGCAGGCCAAAAAAAAGCGGCTACACTACAACTGGCACAATATGAATCACAAGCCCAAGCCCGTTACAACGAACTGTTGCAGGCTCAGCAAGCTTACCTGGCCGAAGCCGATGGCACAGGCGGCTCTGGCACCAAAGGCATTAGTGTAATTGCCAAAGCCAAGCAGCAAGCATATGCTGAAAGAACAGCGGCGTACGAGCATTGGCAGACCCAACACAAACCTGCCATGGATAGCCTGCGCAACGAATTGTCCAACATTGAAACCAAGATCCGTAAAGATGAGGCCGCATTTGCCCAACTGCTCAACCACGGTTTTCTTACCCGCATAGAAGCCATGCAACACCTGGTGGCTCAAAACCAGGCGGTAGCTTTTCGTTACTACCTCATTATGGCCTTGCTCATGCTGATAGAACTGATGCCGGTGATTGTGAAAAGCCTGATGCCTGCCGGCCCTTATGCAGTGGCTGCGATGGAAACCGAGCAGTTTGATATCGACCAGATTCGCAGGGATTTGACGGCCAAAAAAGCCGCCGCCGACCATGATCCGCAACTGCGGCAAGCCACCGAAGCCGCCAGCATCTCACAAATGCATGAGCGGTTTGCCTCCCTGGCCAAAGCTGAAATAGAACAGGAATCAGCACAGTGGCAGGCCAATACCGGCCGTACATCCCAACAGTTTTGGCAATCGCTTTTTAAGCGTCTGTTGCGTTGATTTGCAATTCTTTACAGCCAGAGAGCCCCATCTTACAGGGCTTTTACCGTTGTGGCAGCAGCCTTAGCAAAACCTTGCCGTAACCTCGGTCCGTTTTCCGTATTTTCGCCCGCTAACAGACGCATTCTATTCAACAACAACGATTGGCATGCCGGCAACTCGCTGCGCCTGTCGTCGGAATTTTAAAAACATCTAACACAATGGATCCTATAGCAATTATAATTGGCGTCACCTGTCTCATAGTAGGCGTAGTGGCGGGCAAACTGCTCTTTGCAGGAAACACCAAAAAGAAACTGGAAGAAGCAGAAATTGAGGCGAAAAAAATGCTGGCTGATGCGCAAACATCTGCCGAAGCCCTGAAAAAAGAAAAACTGCTGGAA
The Phnomibacter ginsenosidimutans genome window above contains:
- a CDS encoding NUMOD4 domain-containing protein — protein: MKKFKSLPGEEWVDLKLKERLGRRKYAVSSFGRVASYVKGLEEDGKFLSLYAPSFRLQKVNILFKDGKRGFPVHKLVAECFLKQPSKDHYYVLHLDKDLHNNKVSNLRYATIDEATRHFSGKDITMSQKIKFASGEEYKPVKIAGLKKKYAITNTGRLISYSKNIEDGSELSLNIHPQGYRIWRFRVNGESTHYLIHRLVAEYFLKKPSKNHDYVVHIDHSKTNNNVKNLKWVTYDEQRAHSAQSDASKANALRLSQWSRITGKGKKLTEAKVRAIKKQLEDPKKKVKMKQLADQFEITPMQLYRIKSGENWGWVKADKSKEGPMPTALVKAVAATPKKAAAKKAAAPKAAKKAAPKAAKKAAPAPKKAAAKAAPKKAAKKAAKKK
- a CDS encoding DUF4407 domain-containing protein, with the protein product MTHPRKATILPPFQPSINSFGGWLAAEPSLLQQYTVDRNRFRIIGLTVGCTGVFAVLAWTYFFSTTTAPTWSLLPLGFFMGFVIVNIDRALDQNHESVQKAMAAAACCAWCWHWLLVCLWHNLPCCTSSIRK
- a CDS encoding DUF4407 domain-containing protein, translating into MVLALVIGLFMAQPAVLYLFDQEVKTQASIDNGVRVQQKRQQLDSIYAGQKKAATLQLAQYESQAQARYNELLQAQQAYLAEADGTGGSGTKGISVIAKAKQQAYAERTAAYEHWQTQHKPAMDSLRNELSNIETKIRKDEAAFAQLLNHGFLTRIEAMQHLVAQNQAVAFRYYLIMALLMLIELMPVIVKSLMPAGPYAVAAMETEQFDIDQIRRDLTAKKAAADHDPQLRQATEAASISQMHERFASLAKAEIEQESAQWQANTGRTSQQFWQSLFKRLLR